One window of the Nicotiana tabacum cultivar K326 chromosome 4, ASM71507v2, whole genome shotgun sequence genome contains the following:
- the LOC107818171 gene encoding uncharacterized protein LOC107818171 isoform X1: MEKRFNRNLSNESRGSSKSLQKIIAESKRPSTHVPDLTDFMNDMFFGTPSPDKKAYNLKGISTNLMDDEDNFDSSTRSVSSRLTQEWLQEAKQMVASSPGRGSESPPRRLVVSPRFATSHARIADSPTEGRDPLSRSARRNRSVVGFSEEILSKTAKHNRNKSEPFNPPSTGTSPASNVQDWFSNIFKPPNDGPTAGTTEPTSPKPNNEQQQPALTLPPRQSNSRRTRFHTNSNAPQPQSIHSPKRSFKIPVTGSTDSGSHCLDDKPLSPPKNLVESSHRRSISSTTCSIPDERILSPPRNLVESAHRRTISASTCSFDKVLRKNINNVDRDEVKEEDLKSQELNRFLKDQRDKINSIFNGELKGKAKIVLSGPSNSTSSMVAAICYAWLLENRMRANEQGGGEADANTIEVVVPVMNMTRRKMLKERQAAWLFHLVDIDAKSLLFSDEVDLETLLLSKQLSVLVVGEDILKTNGEVLMAVSGCTILTDNYCEDAYDLLKTPILKKLLFAGILLDTQNLSASSKVSMTRDVEAVQLLSVGSTPNYRNTFFDQLIQDPKDNSFFEAMRQSYGNSPIDSGHNYRAQQVSERNSILQENTPSSDKISKDVKNGKTNRVSPKSGKPKISPVQAPAASPADASRGKNKPFFLAKWFGFGK, encoded by the exons ATGGAGAAGAGATTCAACAGGAACCTGTCAAACGAAAGCAGAGGATCCTCAAAGAGCTTACAGAAGATAATTGCAGAGAGCAAGAGGCCTAGTACTCATGTCCCTGACTTAACTGATTTTATGAATGACATGTTTTTCGGGACACCAAGTCCTGATAAAAAAGCATATAATCTGAAGGGAATTAGCACGAATTTAATGGACGATGAAGATAATTTTGACTCGAGCACAAGGAGCGTTAGCAGCAGATTAACTCAGGAGTGGCTGCAGGAGGCTAAGCAAATGGTGGCTTCATCTCCTGGTCGTGGAAGTGAGTCGCCCCCAAGGAGGCTAGTGGTTTCCCCTAGGTTTGCAACATCTCATGCTAGAATTGCAGATTCTCCAACAGAAGGGAGAGATCCCCTCTCTAGGTCTGCTAGAAG GAATAGATCAGTGGTGGGCTTCAGCGAAGAAATCCTCTCAAAAACAGCAAAACACAACCGCAACAAATCAGAGCCGTTTAATCCTCCTTCAACTGGCACATCTCCTGCATCAAACGTTCAAGATTGGTTCTCCAACATCTTCAAACCTCCAAATGATGGGCCCACCGCCGGCACAACAGAGCCCACTTCTCCCAAGCCCAACAATGAGCAGCAGCAACCCGCACTCACCCTCCCACCCCGCCAATCAAACAGTCGCAGGACGCGATTCCATACAAACTCCAATGCACCTCAACCACAGTCTATTCATTCTCCCAAACGATCTTTCAAAATTCCCGTCACCGGCTCAACGGACAGTGGATCACACTGTTTAGACGACAAGCCACTTTCTCCACCCAAAAATCTCGTCGAGTCTTCTCATCGGAGGTCGATTTCGTCGACGACATGCTCGATCCCCGACGAAAGAATACTTTCGCCTCCAAGGAATTTGGTAGAGTCGGCTCACCGGAGGACCATTTCCGCGTCGACCTGTTCTTTCGACAAGGTTTTGCGAAAGAACATTAATAATGTGGATAGAGATGAAGTGAAGGAGGAAGATTTGAAGAGTCAAGAGTTGAATCGGTTCTTAAAGGATCAAAGAGACAAAATTAACAGCATTTTTAATGGAGAGTTGAAAGGGAAAGCCAAGATTGTGCTCTCTGGTCCTTCTAACA GTACAAGCTCAATGGTGGCAGCAATTTGCTATGCTTGGTTATTGGAAAATAGGATGAGGGCTAATGAGCAAGGAGGAGGAGAAGCAGATGCAAATACAATAGAGGTGGTGGTTCCTGTAATGAATATGACGAGAAGAAAAATGTTGAAGGAGAGGCAAGCTGCATGGCTTTTTCACCTTGTTGATATTGATGCCAAATCTCTGCTCTTCTCTGATGAG GTTGATTTGGAAACACTACTGTTGTCTAAGCAGCTAAGCGTCCTTGTAGTTGGGGAAGACATACTCAAAACTAATGGAGAGGTACTTATG GCTGTATCAGGGTGCACCATTCTTACTGACAATTACTGTGAGGATGCTTATGATCTACTTAAGACACCTATCTTGAAAAAGCTTCTG TTTGCAGGCATACTTTTAGACACACAAAACTTAAGTGCATCTTCTAAGGTGTCGATGACAAGAGATGTAGAAGCAGTTCAGCTGCTTTCAGTTGGCTCCACCCCTAATTACAGAAATACCTTTTTTGACCAAT TGATACAAGATCCGAAGGACAATAGTTTCTTTGAAGCTATGAGGCAGAGTTATGGAAATTCACCCATTGATA GTGGCCATAACTATAGAGCACAACAGGTGTCAGAGAGGAATTCCATTCTTCAAGAAAATACACCAAGTTCAGATAAAATTTCTAAAGATGTGAAGAACGGGAAGACAAATAGAGTGTCACCAAAGTCAG GTAAACCTAAAATATCACCTGTACAGGCTCCTGCAGCATCACCAGCCGATGCTTCTCGTGGCAAGAACAAGCCGTTCTTCTTAGCAAAGTGGTTTGGCTTTGGGAAGTGA
- the LOC107818171 gene encoding uncharacterized protein LOC107818171 isoform X4: MEKRFNRNLSNESRGSSKSLQKIIAESKRPSTHVPDLTDFMNDMFFGTPSPDKKAYNLKGISTNLMDDEDNFDSSTRSVSSRLTQEWLQEAKQMVASSPGRGSESPPRRLVVSPRFATSHARIADSPTEGRDPLSRSARRSVVGFSEEILSKTAKHNRNKSEPFNPPSTGTSPASNVQDWFSNIFKPPNDGPTAGTTEPTSPKPNNEQQQPALTLPPRQSNSRRTRFHTNSNAPQPQSIHSPKRSFKIPVTGSTDSGSHCLDDKPLSPPKNLVESSHRRSISSTTCSIPDERILSPPRNLVESAHRRTISASTCSFDKVLRKNINNVDRDEVKEEDLKSQELNRFLKDQRDKINSIFNGELKGKAKIVLSGPSNSTSSMVAAICYAWLLENRMRANEQGGGEADANTIEVVVPVMNMTRRKMLKERQAAWLFHLVDIDAKSLLFSDEVDLETLLLSKQLSVLVVGEDILKTNGEAVSGCTILTDNYCEDAYDLLKTPILKKLLFAGILLDTQNLSASSKVSMTRDVEAVQLLSVGSTPNYRNTFFDQLIQDPKDNSFFEAMRQSYGNSPIDSGHNYRAQQVSERNSILQENTPSSDKISKDVKNGKTNRVSPKSGKPKISPVQAPAASPADASRGKNKPFFLAKWFGFGK, from the exons ATGGAGAAGAGATTCAACAGGAACCTGTCAAACGAAAGCAGAGGATCCTCAAAGAGCTTACAGAAGATAATTGCAGAGAGCAAGAGGCCTAGTACTCATGTCCCTGACTTAACTGATTTTATGAATGACATGTTTTTCGGGACACCAAGTCCTGATAAAAAAGCATATAATCTGAAGGGAATTAGCACGAATTTAATGGACGATGAAGATAATTTTGACTCGAGCACAAGGAGCGTTAGCAGCAGATTAACTCAGGAGTGGCTGCAGGAGGCTAAGCAAATGGTGGCTTCATCTCCTGGTCGTGGAAGTGAGTCGCCCCCAAGGAGGCTAGTGGTTTCCCCTAGGTTTGCAACATCTCATGCTAGAATTGCAGATTCTCCAACAGAAGGGAGAGATCCCCTCTCTAGGTCTGCTAGAAG ATCAGTGGTGGGCTTCAGCGAAGAAATCCTCTCAAAAACAGCAAAACACAACCGCAACAAATCAGAGCCGTTTAATCCTCCTTCAACTGGCACATCTCCTGCATCAAACGTTCAAGATTGGTTCTCCAACATCTTCAAACCTCCAAATGATGGGCCCACCGCCGGCACAACAGAGCCCACTTCTCCCAAGCCCAACAATGAGCAGCAGCAACCCGCACTCACCCTCCCACCCCGCCAATCAAACAGTCGCAGGACGCGATTCCATACAAACTCCAATGCACCTCAACCACAGTCTATTCATTCTCCCAAACGATCTTTCAAAATTCCCGTCACCGGCTCAACGGACAGTGGATCACACTGTTTAGACGACAAGCCACTTTCTCCACCCAAAAATCTCGTCGAGTCTTCTCATCGGAGGTCGATTTCGTCGACGACATGCTCGATCCCCGACGAAAGAATACTTTCGCCTCCAAGGAATTTGGTAGAGTCGGCTCACCGGAGGACCATTTCCGCGTCGACCTGTTCTTTCGACAAGGTTTTGCGAAAGAACATTAATAATGTGGATAGAGATGAAGTGAAGGAGGAAGATTTGAAGAGTCAAGAGTTGAATCGGTTCTTAAAGGATCAAAGAGACAAAATTAACAGCATTTTTAATGGAGAGTTGAAAGGGAAAGCCAAGATTGTGCTCTCTGGTCCTTCTAACA GTACAAGCTCAATGGTGGCAGCAATTTGCTATGCTTGGTTATTGGAAAATAGGATGAGGGCTAATGAGCAAGGAGGAGGAGAAGCAGATGCAAATACAATAGAGGTGGTGGTTCCTGTAATGAATATGACGAGAAGAAAAATGTTGAAGGAGAGGCAAGCTGCATGGCTTTTTCACCTTGTTGATATTGATGCCAAATCTCTGCTCTTCTCTGATGAG GTTGATTTGGAAACACTACTGTTGTCTAAGCAGCTAAGCGTCCTTGTAGTTGGGGAAGACATACTCAAAACTAATGGAGAG GCTGTATCAGGGTGCACCATTCTTACTGACAATTACTGTGAGGATGCTTATGATCTACTTAAGACACCTATCTTGAAAAAGCTTCTG TTTGCAGGCATACTTTTAGACACACAAAACTTAAGTGCATCTTCTAAGGTGTCGATGACAAGAGATGTAGAAGCAGTTCAGCTGCTTTCAGTTGGCTCCACCCCTAATTACAGAAATACCTTTTTTGACCAAT TGATACAAGATCCGAAGGACAATAGTTTCTTTGAAGCTATGAGGCAGAGTTATGGAAATTCACCCATTGATA GTGGCCATAACTATAGAGCACAACAGGTGTCAGAGAGGAATTCCATTCTTCAAGAAAATACACCAAGTTCAGATAAAATTTCTAAAGATGTGAAGAACGGGAAGACAAATAGAGTGTCACCAAAGTCAG GTAAACCTAAAATATCACCTGTACAGGCTCCTGCAGCATCACCAGCCGATGCTTCTCGTGGCAAGAACAAGCCGTTCTTCTTAGCAAAGTGGTTTGGCTTTGGGAAGTGA
- the LOC107818166 gene encoding uncharacterized protein LOC107818166 — MQDSIPACFSAGDNSADDHTVVTRSGQSIFMSVYRTKIADQCRLITVTWCKNLLLHGLSVSVEGSNSGDSQYTCKVELKPWYFWRKQGSKHFLVDNKPVDIYWDLKAAKFNGETEPSSDYYVAVVCDEEVILLLGDLKKDAYRKTGCRPALIEPTLVSRKEHIFGKKKFSTRVKFHDKGRMHEISIECKNRINSSGISIDGVDPEMEIRIDGKLFIHVKHLQWKFRGNESIHLNKVRIEVYWDVHDWIFNPGLRHALFIFRPVLLSTSPSSVSELSSPPFSSSTSTPLSSQTGSSGSLEGLNSSNSSDFCLFLYAWKVE; from the coding sequence ATGCAAGATTCAATCCCTGCTTGCTTCTCAGCAGGTGATAATTCAGCAGATGATCATACTGTAGTAACCAGGTCAGGGCAAAGCATTTTTATGTCCGTTTATCGGACTAAAATTGCTGATCAATGTCGGTTAATCACAGTTACTTGGTGCAAGAACTTGTTGCTCCATGGTTTGTCAGTGTCAGTAGAAGGCTCAAATAGTGGTGATAGCCAGTATACTTGCAAGGTGGAGCTAAAGCCCTGGTATTTTTGGAGGAAACAAGGTTCAAAACACTTTCTTGTGGACAATAAGCCAGTTGACATCTACTGGGATCTTAAAGCTGCTAAATTTAATGGTGAGACAGAGCCAAGCTCAGATTACTATGTAGCAGTGGTATGTGATGAAGAAGTTATTCTGTTGCTCGGCGATTTGAAGAAAGATGCTTATAGAAAGACAGGCTGCAGACCAGCACTGATTGAACCAACTTTAGTGTCAAGAAAAGAACATATTTTTGGCAAGAAGAAGTTCTCAACAAGAGTTAAATTCCATGACAAGGGCAGAATGCATGAGATTTCTATTGAGTGCAAGAACAGAATTAACAGTAGTGGAATTTCTATTGATGGGGTTGATCCAGAAATGGAGATAAGGATAGATGGAAAATTGTTCATTCATGTGAAGCATTTGCAGTGGAAATTCAGAGGGAATGAATCCATTCATCTCAACAAAGTGAGGATAGAAGTTTATTGGGATGTTCATGACTGGATTTTCAATCCTGGTTTAAGACATGCTTTGTTTATTTTCAGGCCAGTTTTATTATCCACATCTCCTTCATCAGTATCAGAATTATCATCACCACCATTCTCTTCGTCGACATCAACTCCGTTGTCATCCCAAACAGGGAGTTCTGGGTCCCTAGAGGGGTTAAATTCAAGTAACTCATCAGATTTTTGCCTGTTTCTTTATGCTTGGAAGGTAGAATGA
- the LOC107818171 gene encoding uncharacterized protein LOC107818171 isoform X2: MEKRFNRNLSNESRGSSKSLQKIIAESKRPSTHVPDLTDFMNDMFFGTPSPDKKAYNLKGISTNLMDDEDNFDSSTRSVSSRLTQEWLQEAKQMVASSPGRGSESPPRRLVVSPRFATSHARIADSPTEGRDPLSRSARRSVVGFSEEILSKTAKHNRNKSEPFNPPSTGTSPASNVQDWFSNIFKPPNDGPTAGTTEPTSPKPNNEQQQPALTLPPRQSNSRRTRFHTNSNAPQPQSIHSPKRSFKIPVTGSTDSGSHCLDDKPLSPPKNLVESSHRRSISSTTCSIPDERILSPPRNLVESAHRRTISASTCSFDKVLRKNINNVDRDEVKEEDLKSQELNRFLKDQRDKINSIFNGELKGKAKIVLSGPSNSTSSMVAAICYAWLLENRMRANEQGGGEADANTIEVVVPVMNMTRRKMLKERQAAWLFHLVDIDAKSLLFSDEVDLETLLLSKQLSVLVVGEDILKTNGEVLMAVSGCTILTDNYCEDAYDLLKTPILKKLLFAGILLDTQNLSASSKVSMTRDVEAVQLLSVGSTPNYRNTFFDQLIQDPKDNSFFEAMRQSYGNSPIDSGHNYRAQQVSERNSILQENTPSSDKISKDVKNGKTNRVSPKSGKPKISPVQAPAASPADASRGKNKPFFLAKWFGFGK, encoded by the exons ATGGAGAAGAGATTCAACAGGAACCTGTCAAACGAAAGCAGAGGATCCTCAAAGAGCTTACAGAAGATAATTGCAGAGAGCAAGAGGCCTAGTACTCATGTCCCTGACTTAACTGATTTTATGAATGACATGTTTTTCGGGACACCAAGTCCTGATAAAAAAGCATATAATCTGAAGGGAATTAGCACGAATTTAATGGACGATGAAGATAATTTTGACTCGAGCACAAGGAGCGTTAGCAGCAGATTAACTCAGGAGTGGCTGCAGGAGGCTAAGCAAATGGTGGCTTCATCTCCTGGTCGTGGAAGTGAGTCGCCCCCAAGGAGGCTAGTGGTTTCCCCTAGGTTTGCAACATCTCATGCTAGAATTGCAGATTCTCCAACAGAAGGGAGAGATCCCCTCTCTAGGTCTGCTAGAAG ATCAGTGGTGGGCTTCAGCGAAGAAATCCTCTCAAAAACAGCAAAACACAACCGCAACAAATCAGAGCCGTTTAATCCTCCTTCAACTGGCACATCTCCTGCATCAAACGTTCAAGATTGGTTCTCCAACATCTTCAAACCTCCAAATGATGGGCCCACCGCCGGCACAACAGAGCCCACTTCTCCCAAGCCCAACAATGAGCAGCAGCAACCCGCACTCACCCTCCCACCCCGCCAATCAAACAGTCGCAGGACGCGATTCCATACAAACTCCAATGCACCTCAACCACAGTCTATTCATTCTCCCAAACGATCTTTCAAAATTCCCGTCACCGGCTCAACGGACAGTGGATCACACTGTTTAGACGACAAGCCACTTTCTCCACCCAAAAATCTCGTCGAGTCTTCTCATCGGAGGTCGATTTCGTCGACGACATGCTCGATCCCCGACGAAAGAATACTTTCGCCTCCAAGGAATTTGGTAGAGTCGGCTCACCGGAGGACCATTTCCGCGTCGACCTGTTCTTTCGACAAGGTTTTGCGAAAGAACATTAATAATGTGGATAGAGATGAAGTGAAGGAGGAAGATTTGAAGAGTCAAGAGTTGAATCGGTTCTTAAAGGATCAAAGAGACAAAATTAACAGCATTTTTAATGGAGAGTTGAAAGGGAAAGCCAAGATTGTGCTCTCTGGTCCTTCTAACA GTACAAGCTCAATGGTGGCAGCAATTTGCTATGCTTGGTTATTGGAAAATAGGATGAGGGCTAATGAGCAAGGAGGAGGAGAAGCAGATGCAAATACAATAGAGGTGGTGGTTCCTGTAATGAATATGACGAGAAGAAAAATGTTGAAGGAGAGGCAAGCTGCATGGCTTTTTCACCTTGTTGATATTGATGCCAAATCTCTGCTCTTCTCTGATGAG GTTGATTTGGAAACACTACTGTTGTCTAAGCAGCTAAGCGTCCTTGTAGTTGGGGAAGACATACTCAAAACTAATGGAGAGGTACTTATG GCTGTATCAGGGTGCACCATTCTTACTGACAATTACTGTGAGGATGCTTATGATCTACTTAAGACACCTATCTTGAAAAAGCTTCTG TTTGCAGGCATACTTTTAGACACACAAAACTTAAGTGCATCTTCTAAGGTGTCGATGACAAGAGATGTAGAAGCAGTTCAGCTGCTTTCAGTTGGCTCCACCCCTAATTACAGAAATACCTTTTTTGACCAAT TGATACAAGATCCGAAGGACAATAGTTTCTTTGAAGCTATGAGGCAGAGTTATGGAAATTCACCCATTGATA GTGGCCATAACTATAGAGCACAACAGGTGTCAGAGAGGAATTCCATTCTTCAAGAAAATACACCAAGTTCAGATAAAATTTCTAAAGATGTGAAGAACGGGAAGACAAATAGAGTGTCACCAAAGTCAG GTAAACCTAAAATATCACCTGTACAGGCTCCTGCAGCATCACCAGCCGATGCTTCTCGTGGCAAGAACAAGCCGTTCTTCTTAGCAAAGTGGTTTGGCTTTGGGAAGTGA
- the LOC107818171 gene encoding uncharacterized protein LOC107818171 isoform X3, protein MEKRFNRNLSNESRGSSKSLQKIIAESKRPSTHVPDLTDFMNDMFFGTPSPDKKAYNLKGISTNLMDDEDNFDSSTRSVSSRLTQEWLQEAKQMVASSPGRGSESPPRRLVVSPRFATSHARIADSPTEGRDPLSRSARRNRSVVGFSEEILSKTAKHNRNKSEPFNPPSTGTSPASNVQDWFSNIFKPPNDGPTAGTTEPTSPKPNNEQQQPALTLPPRQSNSRRTRFHTNSNAPQPQSIHSPKRSFKIPVTGSTDSGSHCLDDKPLSPPKNLVESSHRRSISSTTCSIPDERILSPPRNLVESAHRRTISASTCSFDKVLRKNINNVDRDEVKEEDLKSQELNRFLKDQRDKINSIFNGELKGKAKIVLSGPSNSTSSMVAAICYAWLLENRMRANEQGGGEADANTIEVVVPVMNMTRRKMLKERQAAWLFHLVDIDAKSLLFSDEVDLETLLLSKQLSVLVVGEDILKTNGEAVSGCTILTDNYCEDAYDLLKTPILKKLLFAGILLDTQNLSASSKVSMTRDVEAVQLLSVGSTPNYRNTFFDQLIQDPKDNSFFEAMRQSYGNSPIDSGHNYRAQQVSERNSILQENTPSSDKISKDVKNGKTNRVSPKSGKPKISPVQAPAASPADASRGKNKPFFLAKWFGFGK, encoded by the exons ATGGAGAAGAGATTCAACAGGAACCTGTCAAACGAAAGCAGAGGATCCTCAAAGAGCTTACAGAAGATAATTGCAGAGAGCAAGAGGCCTAGTACTCATGTCCCTGACTTAACTGATTTTATGAATGACATGTTTTTCGGGACACCAAGTCCTGATAAAAAAGCATATAATCTGAAGGGAATTAGCACGAATTTAATGGACGATGAAGATAATTTTGACTCGAGCACAAGGAGCGTTAGCAGCAGATTAACTCAGGAGTGGCTGCAGGAGGCTAAGCAAATGGTGGCTTCATCTCCTGGTCGTGGAAGTGAGTCGCCCCCAAGGAGGCTAGTGGTTTCCCCTAGGTTTGCAACATCTCATGCTAGAATTGCAGATTCTCCAACAGAAGGGAGAGATCCCCTCTCTAGGTCTGCTAGAAG GAATAGATCAGTGGTGGGCTTCAGCGAAGAAATCCTCTCAAAAACAGCAAAACACAACCGCAACAAATCAGAGCCGTTTAATCCTCCTTCAACTGGCACATCTCCTGCATCAAACGTTCAAGATTGGTTCTCCAACATCTTCAAACCTCCAAATGATGGGCCCACCGCCGGCACAACAGAGCCCACTTCTCCCAAGCCCAACAATGAGCAGCAGCAACCCGCACTCACCCTCCCACCCCGCCAATCAAACAGTCGCAGGACGCGATTCCATACAAACTCCAATGCACCTCAACCACAGTCTATTCATTCTCCCAAACGATCTTTCAAAATTCCCGTCACCGGCTCAACGGACAGTGGATCACACTGTTTAGACGACAAGCCACTTTCTCCACCCAAAAATCTCGTCGAGTCTTCTCATCGGAGGTCGATTTCGTCGACGACATGCTCGATCCCCGACGAAAGAATACTTTCGCCTCCAAGGAATTTGGTAGAGTCGGCTCACCGGAGGACCATTTCCGCGTCGACCTGTTCTTTCGACAAGGTTTTGCGAAAGAACATTAATAATGTGGATAGAGATGAAGTGAAGGAGGAAGATTTGAAGAGTCAAGAGTTGAATCGGTTCTTAAAGGATCAAAGAGACAAAATTAACAGCATTTTTAATGGAGAGTTGAAAGGGAAAGCCAAGATTGTGCTCTCTGGTCCTTCTAACA GTACAAGCTCAATGGTGGCAGCAATTTGCTATGCTTGGTTATTGGAAAATAGGATGAGGGCTAATGAGCAAGGAGGAGGAGAAGCAGATGCAAATACAATAGAGGTGGTGGTTCCTGTAATGAATATGACGAGAAGAAAAATGTTGAAGGAGAGGCAAGCTGCATGGCTTTTTCACCTTGTTGATATTGATGCCAAATCTCTGCTCTTCTCTGATGAG GTTGATTTGGAAACACTACTGTTGTCTAAGCAGCTAAGCGTCCTTGTAGTTGGGGAAGACATACTCAAAACTAATGGAGAG GCTGTATCAGGGTGCACCATTCTTACTGACAATTACTGTGAGGATGCTTATGATCTACTTAAGACACCTATCTTGAAAAAGCTTCTG TTTGCAGGCATACTTTTAGACACACAAAACTTAAGTGCATCTTCTAAGGTGTCGATGACAAGAGATGTAGAAGCAGTTCAGCTGCTTTCAGTTGGCTCCACCCCTAATTACAGAAATACCTTTTTTGACCAAT TGATACAAGATCCGAAGGACAATAGTTTCTTTGAAGCTATGAGGCAGAGTTATGGAAATTCACCCATTGATA GTGGCCATAACTATAGAGCACAACAGGTGTCAGAGAGGAATTCCATTCTTCAAGAAAATACACCAAGTTCAGATAAAATTTCTAAAGATGTGAAGAACGGGAAGACAAATAGAGTGTCACCAAAGTCAG GTAAACCTAAAATATCACCTGTACAGGCTCCTGCAGCATCACCAGCCGATGCTTCTCGTGGCAAGAACAAGCCGTTCTTCTTAGCAAAGTGGTTTGGCTTTGGGAAGTGA